CCTCACACGGGAGGGACCAGGACCTAGAGAAGGGTTTTGCAGTTCCTCGCAGTTCCCCTCCGAGCCACAAGATGACGCTAGTAACCAATTTCTTTCCCAGTTTCCCTTCCGCGTTCAAACTCTGCGCCTCTCTCGCTCCAAGAAACATCGGCCTCGCGAGATCTCTCGGAAACTTACAGAACCGGAAGCAACGCGTAGATCTCTTCCTTTTTGCGGCCATCGCTGGAGCGCCAGTGGGTGAGTTTTTGCCGGGACAACGCGTATAATCCGCAGCCATCCGTTTACGGGCACGTTGTGTCTCGACCCCGGCGGCCCCGATACTGTTCCGGCGGCCGAGTAGCAGCCGGGCAGGGGAGCCAGGATGGTCTCGGCCTGTTTTTCTCCTAGCTCAAGGGCCGTcggggtggggaaaggagggggaaggaggattTGGGGACTTGAAAACGGGAGCTAAAGGGGAGGGAGCCTGTGGCGATGGAGTCTTGTCTGGACAGTGTAGTTTCTTAAAGAATGGTCTCGAGGTAGCTATTTGGCAAGTGTACGGAACCTTCAGACCGCGCTCGCCCATTGGAAGGCTTTTGCACCCGAGTTCTGTGCATTTTTCAGGTGCGGGGTGGCGTgcctgatttcattcattttggagGGAGCTAAATGTGTTCACGCTCACGTTCGTAGATTAACGTTGGTTGGTCTGAAACGTAATATTATGTTTGAATTGAGTTGTCAGTCTGCTTTGTCCTAATTCAGCAGAAACATAAGTCCTGTTTTAATTTCCTTACGTAGTAGTTATGGAGTTTGAGAGTGTGAACAAAAGGTTTAATTACAACAGGCGTGTTGGTACTGGAACATTCTTCTGTTCCATAAGCAGATACAGAAACATCCGAGTAAAGCAATTCACTTAAAACAGTTTTTGATGGAGTTAAAGAATGTGACAGTTTTTGTGAGCATTCTAAACTTTCAAGATGAAATGGTTGCAGTTACTTGTTTGTAAACTGAGTGAGGTTTTGGTCATTGAAGGGTTTACAcctcttaactttttatttagcCAAAATGAAGTTCAATCCCTTTGTGACTTCTGACCGAAGCAAGAACCGGAAAAGACATTTCAATGCGCCTTCCCACATTCGCAGGAAGATTATGTCTTCCCCTCTTTCGAAAGAGCTGAGACAGAAGTACAACGTCCGATCCATGCCCATCCGAAAGGATGATGAAGTTCAGGTATGTGCCGTGTTGGGCTTATCTTGGCCAGCATCCCGCACATTAGGCATAGACGATGGATTGCATTCTGAGAGTGTTAGCATCTGAGACGTTGGCTCGCAGAACAGAATAGCAAAAGGAGTTGAGCTGGggagtaaaaaacaaaatgtatgctGCTTTCTTCACCTTTACTCTTCGGTGAAAATCAGCTGTCCCATGTATTAGATGCAGTcataataaaacagaagaaagatggTTTGGAACCAGAATATTAGTTTGGGGTTATCTTTTTCTGGGTGTGTTTGGTCACTGGAGAGGCATTTGAGGACCAGTAAACAGTTCTGTGTCTGAATCAAAATCCAGATATAGAAGTTACAACTGAACCGTAGTTTCATATGATTGAGAGTACCAGTAAATATTTTACCAAATCTATTTAAgtgaaaatttctatttcttagcTGTAACTTGCATCTAGTGACTAAGATTCAAGCAGTCTCTAAAGCAACTTACCTGTTAGCAACATTTCATGAGGGGAATAGCCGCTTGTCACTCTTGTGCTGGTGCTAAAATTGCCAGTAGATTTGGGAGGCAGTCTTCTCTGCTTTCTGCAACAGGGAAGAAACATCTGTTCAGAAACACTTTGGCAAGTGGAGGGGACTCCTGGGTACAGGACGATGTTAACCAGTATTTGTGACTTGTTCCTTTTGAGATGGAGTGGCAGTTTCCTTGTCAACTTGGTACAGAAAACCAAGGTGGGCTTGTTCCTCGTTTTTAAGCTTTTAACAAGCCCAGCACTGCTGGTGGATCATCAGCGGTAGGGATGCACTGTCCATCACTAGATTTACATGGAGCATAGTTTATTTGCAGGTTAATTGAAGCCAAAGATAGAACCATTGGCGCATTTCCATTAATGATTAGCTCTTTCAAAATTAGAAGGTGGTGTATGTCTAATAAAGTGTATGATGTTTACCTGACTCTTAGGTTTCCTGATTTACAAGTTTAATGTTCTTTTATCCGCATATATCTCTTACTTTTGAATTTGTATTTAGGTTGTACGAGGGCACTACAAAGGGCAGCAAATTGGCAAAGTAGTCCAGgtttacaggaaaaaatatgtCATCTACATTGAACGAGTGCAGCGGGAGAAGGCTAATGGCACGACTGTCCATGTGGGCATTCACCCCAGCAAGGTGGGTGATTTTGAGGATGCttgagaggggaggaggaaatttTAACAGTCATTCTGTATGTGTATTTAATGTACCTTTTCCTTAAAAGCTGTAAGCTGATTGATCAATCTAACAATGACTAGATCTTAAAATTCCAGAACATAGGGTAATTTTTAGATGATATGGAGCTGACACCCTGTGTTTTAAAGCAGAATTGAGTAAGCAGTAAGGCAGATCTACAGCCCTGCAAAGTAGGTAGCCATTTGCAGATGGAAGAAATCTGGAGCTCAAGAGTCTCAGATCCCATTGATAGTGGTGTCTAAGCCAAAATAGAAGATAATGGTCTGATTCTCATGTCCTGGACTTAAATGTGAATTCTCCAATATTGCTGTCTCTAATttctctcaattaaaaaaaatgtttaatgtaaAGGTAATAAAGGTGCTTGGCGCCTATTCAAATcctgagtttgttttttaagatcttGCGCTGACACCATAAATCTAATCTTCAAACTATAGCAAAGTCAGAAGACTAGTACAGCTGCTGCATATCACCTAGAACTCACAActactattttctttcccttctccctacCCACCAGTGGATGACAAACATCATGGCAGTTTACCTCTAATTACGTTAGTATATATCTCTTAAGAGTGAGGACTTTCCCGTTCTTTACTACAGTCTTATTTTGCCCCCAACTCGATCAGCTGCTGTCAAGGTCACCAGTCCAGTGACAGAGTCTTAGTGTTTTCTGAACTTAAGgcagcatttgacacagttgCTCTCCGTCTTTATGATTCATCTTCGTCTCTTATACCAGACAGACCTCAATATCCAGTTGACTAGTTTGCATTTCGACTTGGATATCTAATCAGTATCTGAGACCTCACATGTTTAAACTCCTGGTTTTATCCTTGAACCCTCTTGCAGTTTGCTACTGTCATTGTGTGTGGCAGCTCTGTCCTAACTGCTCAAGCCAAaatgtcattattattactactactctATCCCCCACATCCGTCGATAGGACCTGTTGACTGCTATCACATATCCAGAATCCTGTCTGCTTGTTAGCATCAGAATGGCCTACAAGACGGATCTCCAGTCACCAGCTACGTCTTGATGTCCCCTTACTCCACTCTCCGTGTTCCAGTCTATTGGCCTCTTTGCTGTTCCTACAGCCACGCTGCTCAGTGTGTCTGCTGGTCGGCAGCATCACCTGGCAACTTCATAGAATTGTACATTCTGTTCCCAGGTCTACTGAAGCAGAATTTGGGGGTGGGATCCAGGCATCTGTTTGAACAAGTCCTCCAGACACACTCAAATTTGAGAAGCACACCTGTTTAATACTTAATCTTTTGTGCTTGCTGTTCTCTTTGGAACACTTCTATCCCCCCTCATCAGGTCTCTTCAGATATAGCCCTTCCCATGGGGCTTTGCCTGATCTCGATATGACTCCGCCCCGTCCTCCAGTATTCCATCTCATGTTAGATATGACCTCCATGGCGGTGGAGACTGTCTTTTGGTCACTGTGCTGTATTTCCAGACGTCATTCAGTGCTGTCTTCTTCCCTCACCTTGCTTCCTAAGACTAAAACTTACCATAATCTGGATGTCTTTCGTGACATCTGTTAGAATAAGGTCTGTTCTGTGATTTCACTAAAGATTTTGCAGGTTGAAGCCTGTGTGAAGGCTCCATTTAATTTCCAACCTTGTGGTACTAACGTTACTGTAGAAACAGAAATGTGTAACTTGGTTAGCTTATGAAACTGGGATGAGAGGAGTGGAATAGTTGAAACATTTTGCAGTAGAAAAAGAAGCTGATTTTATAGTAAAGCACAGAAGGTGAGAAGAGCCACTGATGCCACGTTGCCTTCTTTGTTGCTTGAGCATTAGTGAACATTTAAGCCAGGTTTGtttggagattaaaaaaatcatttctggcTGGAGTGCTTAGGCATCCACTCCCTCAGGTGTGGGGAGTGGGGCTGAATGTTGGGCCTTCCTGTATGTTCTGTATTGGTAATTGTTTAAAGCTGAgacttgttttttcttatttgtctgcAGGTAGTCATCACCAGGCTAAAACTGGACAAAGACCGCAAAAAGATCCTCGAACGTAAAGCCAAATCTCGCCAAGTAGGAAAGGAGAAGGGCAAATATAAGGAAGAAACAATTGAGAAGATGCAGGAATAAAGTAATCGTGTATACAACTTtcattaaaaactgttaaaatgaaGAGTCTCTGTTTATGTGTGGTGCTTTGGGCCGCTGCCTAGATTTCAGTGGGTCAGTGTTCCGGGAAGTACAGGTGATGGTAGCTATCTAGGGTAGCTATCTAGGGGCAGGCTACCCTTGTCTGTGGCTTGATTCCACTAATGAAAAGTACTGTTTAGAGAGAGTTGCTTTTTTAACCAACTTTGAGCATCCGTTCTTTCATCACTGAGATGCTTTCTAACTATTCCGAAATGGAGACTAATAAAATAGTGCTTTTCTTTTACGACAGGCATTAGCACCTTAGGGTGCGGTGGCATACCCGAGGGCCCCCCTTACCACCGGTTTTCTGCACTGATGTCGAGTGAGCGCTGTGAGACCAAAACGAAGCAAGCAGTGCTCACCTAAGGTGCAGTTTCTCTTAAGGATTAAGCGATACGGTGCACAGAGTAACCGCTGGCAACACTTGTGCGCCCCGGCCCGTCCTCACTTCAAGCATTTACACGTGCAGGACCATGAGTGCGGTTTACTTGCGAGGCTGGAGGCGAGCCGTTACCTTGGACCCTTCACGGCCACCTGAGGGAACCGGTGACCGGTGTTGCCGCCGCCGGACACCTGAGTGGGTGGCGGGTTTAGCCAAGGCGCCCTCTCGGCCGACCCCAGGGATCACCTCGGGGACCTCGCTCACCGCAGCTTCCCGAGCACGCTGCGGGCTGGGCGGGCCCCACCGCCGCCGCCTTCAGGGCGGAGAACCGGAGGGAGGCCCCCGCCCGCCGCGCAGGCTGCGGGCGGCCCCTCGAGGGGCGGGGCTTCCGGTCGGCGCGGAGCCGCTTCCGGAGCCGGGGGCCCACGCGGGCGGGCGCAGCGGGCTCCCGACCTTGCGGTCCTGGcgcatcccttctccctcccggGCCTCGCTCTCCTGCAGAGCGACCCGGATCGGCCTCTCCTCCCGCCGGCCCGGCTCACTCATCCAACCGGAGCTGGCGGCCCTCGGGGACAGTGGGCGGGGCCCGACCCGCGGGCCGAACCTGCGTGGAGCCCGGCGCCGTGGGGCTGCGATCGCGGGACTCAGGGCCGCACAAGGGACATGATGCCCGAACCAGGTTTTCAGGAATAATCGGGAGTTTGTGTTGCGCACCGTGTGGGGACACTGCACGAAGTGCTTATCTGCGTTATCACCGAGTCTTCCCAACGACTCGTAGTGATGGAGACTGGTGTCTTCCCCGTTTTTAGCTGCGGAAACGGAAGCCTCGGTAGCTTTGCCCAGCTTATACAGTGAATGACAGAGCCAGAAATGGACTTCCCAAGCCTAGACTCTTAACCATACCTCTGCACTGCCTCCCTGCTGTACCCGTAAGCCAAGTGTTTGACCAGTGCCCTTCGAACACATCTTTTGTCTCAGCTCTGTACCCGTTGGCCCTCTGAAGGGAATACCGCGAGGCAGACTCCTCAGCCCCTGCCTTCTAGGCTGTGTACTCCTGAACCAGTCGACTGAAAACGCAGAGCGCTCCAGTGAGTGGTGCGGGCTGTTTAGAGGAGGGAGAGATGGCAGCCAGCTGGCATGCATCAGGTAGGATGCTGATTTGAGCTGGATGTGATttggaagaacattccaggtcGGGGACAGCCAGAGCAAAGACTCACAGGTGGGTGAGGAAGGAAGCTCTTTCCAGTTTTTTCTAGACAAGCTCATTTAGTAGTTACCCCACCAGTAGAGGTCACACTGGGGAGCTGGCCGCCTTTCTTTGGGGCCACGTTTTTTTCATTCTGCTTTAGAACAGCTGTTGAAAACTCAGTTAACTGCAGAGGTGGGAAGGTAAGCTGAATAAGTTAGTAGCTGCCTTAGAGACTGAGAAACAAGACAGTGTAGACTATCTAAAGGGAGCTGCTGCGTCTCCACTCCAGCCAGTTGTTGCCAGTCAGCAAAGCTCCCAATATGACCAGATTGTCCCATTTTTCAAGAAAGCCAGAAATCTAGATTTTCATGTGAACTCCCCAGTCTGTAAATACAGGTaagtcattaaattttaaaaaaaacaaacactgggGAGACTAACCAAAATAATGTCTATTAGTCAAATGTGGCTCTTGGGCTGTGCTTTAGACTTTTATGGTATAGGGTAAGGACCATTTCCCATGTTAAACACTGAGATTTTTCCATCTTTTGATCATAAACTACTTCCAGCCtgtcttcttcattcttttatagGATGGAGATGAGGCCTTTCCTTCCTGTATACTTCCCTAAAAGACCTCAAAAAGCAGCCAGTGCAACCAATTTCTGAGAGATGCTGGTTTCAGCTAGAAATCTGGAAGGTGCTCTTCCTGGATCCCATTGAATATCTTGTGGTTTCAAGTCTTTTCTAAGGACTGTGGGATGAGAATACGTATTCCTTGGGAAACAGCCCCATGTCAATGATTATATGGGACTATTGGatgaaacaaactttttttttttttttttttactgcaggacttctcagagcctttaaaatGTCAGTTTGCACTGAGGATCTTGAGCTCAGGCTTAAAGAGCATATTGTAAACATTCTGTTTCTTCAATTCTGAAATGCatatttttcacctttaaaaaatctAGATGTGTGAgcagttccctggcagtccagtggttaatactgtgcacttccactgcaaggggcacaggttcgatccctgatcagggaactaagatcccacattccacacagcgtggcaaaaaaaaaaaaaaaatctgggtatGTTCATTTAATATAAGGTCTCAGTTTTTCCTCTCAAAAGAAAGTTGTCATCATGTCAGTGGTTTTACAGTCAGTAGTGTCTTTAGAATCAGGAATGTTCGATGGTTAACCAGTGATGCCAAACAAGGGAATTCGAAGCCTTTTTAGTGGAGGACATTCAGGATCTGTAAGCAGGCTCAGCTTAACtgagactcttttttttcccccaaattcttttttttaattaattaatttattggctgcattgggttttcattgctgcactcgggctttctctagttgcagcgagcaggggctactcttcattgcagtatgcgggcttcttgaggcagcttctcttgttactgagcatgggctctaggtgcacaggcttcagtagttgcagcacatgggctcagtagttgtggctcacgggctctagagcgcaggctcaatagttgtggcaccttGGCTGTtactccatgacatgtgggatcttcccggagcagggatcaaatccatgtcccctgctttggcaggcggattcttaactgctgcgccaccagggaggtccttaACTGAGACTCTTGCTCAGAGATGTTAATTGTTTGCATCTAGAcgtccctggtgggccagtggttaagcctccatgctcccaatgtgcagggggcctgggttccatccctggtcatggaactagatcccacatggaactgcttgccacaactaagatcccatgtgctgcaactaagacacggcaaggccaaataaataaataaatatatatttccatcttCCTCCACTTCTCAGGATTCTGCCCTGCCCCTCAGCTCTTCATCTGATGGCTGGCATCTTGGGGATCTTGTTTTCCTAAGATTGTTGGAATTTCTGTGATCATCACATGAACTCTTTCCCTGACCTCATCACCATCCTATATCCTGGAGTTGTTCTAACTAACAAACCTTGATTTAGACACCTAAGTATCAAGTTCTCTTCTAGAGGAATTCTCCAATCTTGGTGGAGTGTGGACTCCATTTGGGGTATCTCTTTGGCATAAGAGTCTCCTGACATATCTCTATGTCCCTAGGTGTAGTTTTTCCATTTCTGGAAACAGGCCCTGCTGCCTTTATTTAGAACCTTCAAGCCTGTGCCTGGAAGTGTCTCCTGGCCTTGAAGTGCTCAAGTTCCCTTGGACTCTCTGCTTCGTTCTGGAAATATATGGGCTCCAGCTCAGGCAGGGTCAAAGCAGGCCAGGCCTACAGACCTCCCAGGAGGACAAAACCCCTCTTCCTCACCCACGAAGCTGGACTCATCTTGCTGGATATGAGACCTTTCCTCTACTCTATCGTTTCTTCTGTGCAGTATTCGCATGACTGAATATCAGTCGTGCACTTGGGCAGCCGTCACTCCCGGTACCTCCACTGTCTCTTCCCTGGTCCTGCTATAGCTGCTCCTGAGCCCAGGACCCGAGACAGAATGGTCCCTGTGGCAGCAGCTGGTCTCGTTTCAGGAGGCAGCGACATTTGAGGATGTGACCAAAGACTGGAAGTGTTAGGAAGCCTCTCAGAAGGATTGCAGCAGGGGCGCAATGCTGGACACTTGTGAGAACATGATCCCCCCGGGTAAGGACAGCCTTCATTTACTAATCCTGTGTACAGTCGACGAGGAaaagccatcatttaaaaatatcccaggaattccctggtggtccagtgaacAGGACTTCGCaaggggtcacaggttcaatccctggttgggcaaTTAACATcccccacaagctgtgcagtgtggccaaaaaaaaaaaatcccactgctTTCTCCTTGAGTGTCTTAAAATGAGGATAGACTCTTCAGCCACAAGAAATTAAGTTGATTATGGAAAAGCTAAAAAGTCCTCTCTGGTGCTAACTTCAAGTTCACAATTTATTATCATTATGTGGTACCTTCTGGCAACATTCtcccatttatattattttaaaaggaatggaGGGTAAGATATCAGCCTATTATTACCTTAGGGATTTCCATGTATCCTCTCCTCTTCAGTGAACAAAGACCAGTTAATTAGGTTTCACTGTTTGAGCTGACACTTTTATTATTTACTGTTCACCTGAAGTTGAAAATTactacatatttgtatatatatcttGCGGATTTAAAATTCTATTGACATACTCTGGTTTTGAATGATCCCAATGGGCTCTCTAgttatctttattttgttattgcttTATATCATTACTCAGGTATCTTTCTTCCATATCTTCAAAATcagatgaaagaattttttttaaaataaatttatttgtttatttttggctgctttgagtcttcattgggggctgctcttcgttgtggtgtgtgagcttctcattgtagtggcttcttttgctgtggagcacaggctctaggcatgctggctttagtagttgtggcatgcaggctcagtagttgtggctcacaggctcagtagttgtggcacacaggcttagttgctccatggcgtgcgggatcttcccagaacaggactcgaatccatgtcccttgcattggcagacagattcttaaccactgtgccaccagggaagtcccaggtgaaAGAATTAATGAGGAACTTTGGCGGGAAAGTCTTCCAGATGAAATGTCAGTGTATTTaaccttgttcttctttcttgctttcttaggACCCTCCTTACAGTTCTCCACGATGCCACAGAGAGCTGGAAATGATCCCCCTGGGGTTTCAAATCTAAGTGAAAAGGAGCTAAGTAACATGAGAGAAAAGTTTCTCATCAGCGTGACAAAGTTAGTGGAAAGCAAAAGTTACAACAGCAaggtattttccaaagaaaagtactttcaaacaataaaggaagtcaaagaagctaaggagaaggggaagaagtcATCGCGTGATTATCGCCGTGCAGCAAAATACGACGTGATCTCTGTGCAAGGCACAGAGAAACTAATAGAGGCTACTCACGGAGAACGAGCTCGAATACGGTATTATGTACACAAGGAAGAGCTGTTTGACATTCTTCATGACACACATCTCAACATTGGCCATGGCGGGCGGACACGCATGCTCAAGGAGCTGCAAGGAAAATATGGGAATGTCACCAAAGAAGTCATTGTCTTATATCTGACTCTGTGTAAACAGTGCCACCAGAAGAACCCAGTACCCAAGAGAGCCCTTGCCCCCAAGCCCGTGCCGTTTAAGGACACTGACTCCAGATGCCAAGTTGAAATCCTTGACATGCAGTCAAATGCTGATGGTGAGttcaagtttattttatattaccaGGACCACTTGACCAAGTTTACTATTTTACGGCCATTAAAAGCCAAACAGGCCCATGAGGTGGTCGGTGTCCTATTGGATATTTTCACAATTCTTGGTGCACCCAGCGTGTTAGAATCTGACAGTGGCACGGAGTTCACAAACCAGGTTGTCAGTGAGCTCAGTGTGGTGTGGCCAGACCTAAAGGTCATCCCTGGTAAGTACCACCCTGGccaaggccagggctgcctggaaCAAGCAAGCCGTGATGTCAAGAACATGCTCAGTGCCTGGATGCAGAGTAACCACTCTCATCACTGGGCTGAAGGCCTGCGGTTCCTGCAGATGGTGAGGAATCAGGCCTTTGATGTTTCCTTGCAGCAGAGTCCATATGAGGCCATGTTTGGTTGTAAAGCCAAATTTGGACTCTATTCCTCACACTTACCCCGAGAGACCGTGGCTGTTTTACAGACAGAGGAAGAACTGGAAATTGCTGAAGAACAGCTAGAAAGCAGCCTCTGGATGAGGCAGGAAGAAAGGGCGGAGGTCGGAGCAGACCGATCTGACATGGACGAGGATGTCAGTCCCACTCCTCCCGCAGCTGCAGGGCCCAGCACCTCCCGAGGGGCCTCAGGTCTCTTCTGCTGGTAAACAGACACCTGCGTCTGCGCACCACGTAGCCCCCTGGGAACTGCTGCCAAGGCCCCGGATGAGAGGAGTGAAGGCCACCCTCCCAGGAAAGCTGTCTGTGTTCGTCTTGCCCAGAGGGGCAAAGCGACTCGGGTCTCTGATCTCAGGCTGCCCCAACAATTACCGCAAatggaggcttaaaacaacagcacTCTTctctctcatggttctggaggccagaggtccaaaatcaaggtgtgggcagcgtgtgttccttctggaagctctgagaAGAGTCCATTCTTTACCTTTCTCCTTTCACTAGTGACTGCTGGCAGTCTTTGCATCCCTTGGCTTAGAGTAGCAGAAATCCAGTCTCCGCCTCACCTGCACGTgggtcttcacatggccttctcccctctgtctgtgtgtgtgctccttttctgtctcttacaaGGACACGGTTGGACTCCAAATCTATGTCGTTGGACTTAGGGCCCATCCTGATTGAGGATGATCTCACGTCAAGACCCTTAATTTCATCTGCCAAGACCctttttccaagtaaggtcacattcacaggtgctAAGGGTTTGGACTTGGATGTATCTTTTTAGGGCACTACACTTCTACCAACTGCAGT
The DNA window shown above is from Hippopotamus amphibius kiboko isolate mHipAmp2 chromosome 17, mHipAmp2.hap2, whole genome shotgun sequence and carries:
- the RPL26 gene encoding 60S ribosomal protein L26, giving the protein MKFNPFVTSDRSKNRKRHFNAPSHIRRKIMSSPLSKELRQKYNVRSMPIRKDDEVQVVRGHYKGQQIGKVVQVYRKKYVIYIERVQREKANGTTVHVGIHPSKVVITRLKLDKDRKKILERKAKSRQVGKEKGKYKEETIEKMQE
- the KRBA2 gene encoding KRAB-A domain-containing protein 2 isoform X2, translated to MAASWHASGPSLQFSTMPQRAGNDPPGVSNLSEKELSNMREKFLISVTKLVESKSYNSKVFSKEKYFQTIKEVKEAKEKGKKSSRDYRRAAKYDVISVQGTEKLIEATHGERARIRYYVHKEELFDILHDTHLNIGHGGRTRMLKELQGKYGNVTKEVIVLYLTLCKQCHQKNPVPKRALAPKPVPFKDTDSRCQVEILDMQSNADGEFKFILYYQDHLTKFTILRPLKAKQAHEVVGVLLDIFTILGAPSVLESDSGTEFTNQVVSELSVVWPDLKVIPGKYHPGQGQGCLEQASRDVKNMLSAWMQSNHSHHWAEGLRFLQMVRNQAFDVSLQQSPYEAMFGCKAKFGLYSSHLPRETVAVLQTEEELEIAEEQLESSLWMRQEERAEVGADRSDMDEDVSPTPPAAAGPSTSRGASGLFCW
- the KRBA2 gene encoding KRAB-A domain-containing protein 2 isoform X1, which translates into the protein MLDTCENMIPPGPSLQFSTMPQRAGNDPPGVSNLSEKELSNMREKFLISVTKLVESKSYNSKVFSKEKYFQTIKEVKEAKEKGKKSSRDYRRAAKYDVISVQGTEKLIEATHGERARIRYYVHKEELFDILHDTHLNIGHGGRTRMLKELQGKYGNVTKEVIVLYLTLCKQCHQKNPVPKRALAPKPVPFKDTDSRCQVEILDMQSNADGEFKFILYYQDHLTKFTILRPLKAKQAHEVVGVLLDIFTILGAPSVLESDSGTEFTNQVVSELSVVWPDLKVIPGKYHPGQGQGCLEQASRDVKNMLSAWMQSNHSHHWAEGLRFLQMVRNQAFDVSLQQSPYEAMFGCKAKFGLYSSHLPRETVAVLQTEEELEIAEEQLESSLWMRQEERAEVGADRSDMDEDVSPTPPAAAGPSTSRGASGLFCW
- the KRBA2 gene encoding KRAB-A domain-containing protein 2 isoform X3 → MPQRAGNDPPGVSNLSEKELSNMREKFLISVTKLVESKSYNSKVFSKEKYFQTIKEVKEAKEKGKKSSRDYRRAAKYDVISVQGTEKLIEATHGERARIRYYVHKEELFDILHDTHLNIGHGGRTRMLKELQGKYGNVTKEVIVLYLTLCKQCHQKNPVPKRALAPKPVPFKDTDSRCQVEILDMQSNADGEFKFILYYQDHLTKFTILRPLKAKQAHEVVGVLLDIFTILGAPSVLESDSGTEFTNQVVSELSVVWPDLKVIPGKYHPGQGQGCLEQASRDVKNMLSAWMQSNHSHHWAEGLRFLQMVRNQAFDVSLQQSPYEAMFGCKAKFGLYSSHLPRETVAVLQTEEELEIAEEQLESSLWMRQEERAEVGADRSDMDEDVSPTPPAAAGPSTSRGASGLFCW